The Leptospira levettii genome has a segment encoding these proteins:
- the coxB gene encoding cytochrome c oxidase subunit II: MSWSSLIPATSFMPIQATEIAKEVDLLYAFLIIASLVSFVILIGGMTWFLIKFKRTSLDQKSAYITHNNFAEFLWSFIPLVIMMGIFYWGMVIFEKLRTPPEDIAAEIHVTAEQWAWTYRYANGKEFYSSGNDPMIVPAGKATKLILTSKDVIHSFYVPAFRTKQDAVPGKLTQLWFEPKQPGEYIVFCTEYCGTKHSGMMIKIKAIPSEEYAAWYHAEKKGADTPADLGKVLFAQKACASCHSLDGSRIVGPTMKGLFGSNRKFADGSQTKADENYLRESILVSSAKIVEGYPPAMPVFQGQLSDADVANLIEYIKSIK, encoded by the coding sequence ATGTCTTGGAGCAGTCTCATTCCAGCGACCTCGTTCATGCCTATCCAGGCCACTGAAATCGCAAAAGAAGTCGATCTTCTCTATGCGTTTCTGATCATTGCAAGCCTTGTTTCGTTTGTCATCTTGATTGGTGGAATGACATGGTTCCTCATCAAGTTCAAACGTACAAGCTTAGACCAGAAATCAGCATACATTACTCACAATAATTTTGCAGAGTTTCTTTGGTCTTTTATCCCTCTCGTCATCATGATGGGAATTTTCTACTGGGGGATGGTGATTTTCGAAAAATTGAGAACCCCACCAGAAGACATTGCGGCCGAGATTCATGTGACTGCAGAGCAGTGGGCATGGACTTACCGTTATGCGAATGGAAAAGAGTTCTATAGCTCTGGAAACGATCCAATGATTGTACCAGCAGGCAAAGCAACGAAACTCATCCTCACTTCAAAAGATGTGATCCATAGTTTTTATGTGCCAGCTTTCCGAACCAAACAAGATGCGGTTCCAGGAAAACTCACACAACTTTGGTTTGAACCAAAACAACCAGGGGAATACATCGTATTTTGTACTGAATATTGTGGAACCAAACACTCTGGAATGATGATCAAAATCAAAGCAATTCCATCGGAAGAATATGCAGCATGGTACCACGCCGAGAAAAAAGGCGCTGACACTCCTGCTGACCTTGGTAAGGTTTTGTTTGCGCAAAAAGCTTGTGCTTCTTGCCATTCCCTTGACGGATCACGAATTGTTGGACCAACAATGAAAGGTCTTTTTGGATCGAACAGAAAGTTTGCTGATGGAAGCCAAACAAAGGCTGATGAAAATTACCTTCGTGAATCCATCCTTGTATCATCTGCAAAGATTGTAGAAGGGTATCCACCTGCGATGCCGGTATTCCAAGGCCAATTGTCTGATGCAGACGTTGCCAACTTAATTGAATATATCAAATCCATTAAATAA
- a CDS encoding cytochrome c oxidase subunit I, with amino-acid sequence MSSAHTKTEHGHTDHNYLNHGSGIWSWMTTLDHKRIGLMYFATVATLFLIGGFFALGIRLHLAKFGAEPLLSPDTYNKFMTFHGAIMVFMVIIPGIPAFLGNFVLPIQLGAKDVAFPRLNLASYYIFIAGAALAASSMIFNQVDTGWTFYTPYSTAKTSNGVILLVMGAFTMGFSSILTGLNFIVTTHKLRAPGMTMDRIPLMIWALYSTSIIQILATPILAITLLLIGAEKTLGVGIFDPDLGGDPVLFQHFFWFYSHPAVYIMILPAMGVISELITAFSKKTIFGYRAIAYSSVAIAAVSFLVWGHHMFVSGQSTLAGIIFSIITMFVGVPTAIKLFNWISTMYRGTVTFEAPMLFALGFMFLFTIGGLTGVFLASTGMDVHFHDTYFVVAHFHYVMVGGTLMALMGGIFYWFPKMFGRMTSDLGGRISWVLIFTGFNVTFFPQFVLGAMGMPRRYFDYLPEYTNLNQISTVGSWLIGLGFLVGLITIIHGIFKGEKASDNPWGAKTLEWQTSSPPPHENFTTTPTVTAGPYDFR; translated from the coding sequence ATGAGTTCAGCACATACAAAAACCGAACATGGTCACACTGACCATAATTACCTGAACCACGGATCTGGAATCTGGTCTTGGATGACCACTCTAGACCACAAACGCATTGGACTGATGTACTTTGCAACGGTTGCTACCCTTTTCTTAATTGGTGGTTTCTTTGCATTGGGAATCCGACTGCACTTAGCAAAATTTGGTGCAGAACCACTTTTGTCTCCAGATACTTATAACAAGTTTATGACCTTCCATGGTGCCATCATGGTATTTATGGTGATCATTCCTGGAATTCCTGCCTTCCTAGGAAACTTTGTCCTGCCGATCCAACTCGGTGCGAAAGACGTTGCTTTCCCTAGGTTAAACCTTGCATCCTACTACATATTCATCGCTGGAGCAGCACTGGCAGCTTCTTCCATGATCTTCAACCAAGTGGATACAGGATGGACATTTTACACTCCTTACTCGACTGCAAAAACATCCAATGGTGTGATTTTGTTAGTGATGGGTGCCTTTACAATGGGATTTTCTTCCATCTTAACGGGACTGAACTTCATCGTAACCACTCATAAACTTAGAGCACCTGGAATGACCATGGACCGCATCCCACTCATGATCTGGGCTTTGTATTCCACTTCTATCATCCAAATCTTGGCGACACCAATCCTTGCGATCACTCTTCTCCTCATTGGAGCTGAGAAAACTCTTGGAGTGGGAATTTTTGACCCAGATCTTGGTGGAGACCCAGTTCTTTTCCAACACTTCTTCTGGTTCTATTCTCACCCTGCGGTGTACATCATGATCCTACCTGCGATGGGTGTGATTTCTGAACTCATCACTGCGTTCTCCAAAAAAACAATTTTTGGTTACCGAGCGATTGCCTATTCATCAGTAGCAATTGCTGCAGTATCCTTCCTTGTTTGGGGACACCATATGTTTGTGTCTGGTCAGTCAACACTTGCTGGTATCATTTTCTCCATCATCACTATGTTTGTTGGGGTTCCGACTGCCATCAAACTCTTCAACTGGATTTCTACGATGTATCGCGGAACTGTTACCTTTGAAGCACCAATGCTTTTTGCTTTAGGGTTTATGTTTCTTTTTACCATCGGTGGTTTGACAGGGGTATTCCTTGCATCAACTGGTATGGACGTTCACTTCCATGACACTTACTTTGTTGTGGCTCACTTCCATTACGTAATGGTAGGGGGAACTCTGATGGCTCTTATGGGTGGAATTTTTTACTGGTTCCCTAAGATGTTTGGAAGGATGACTTCTGACCTTGGTGGAAGGATCTCTTGGGTTCTTATCTTCACTGGGTTTAACGTAACTTTTTTCCCACAATTCGTACTCGGGGCTATGGGAATGCCAAGACGTTATTTTGACTACCTTCCAGAATACACAAACCTCAACCAAATCTCTACAGTGGGATCTTGGCTCATTGGTCTCGGATTTTTGGTAGGACTCATCACTATCATTCATGGAATTTTCAAAGGAGAAAAAGCGTCTGATAACCCTTGGGGTGCAAAAACACTCGAATGGCAAACGTCTTCTCCACCTCCACACGAAAACTTTACTACAACTCCAACAGTAACTGCAGGGCCATATGACTTCCGTTAG
- a CDS encoding cytochrome c oxidase subunit 3 family protein has product MTSVSSSSEFHHQHHFKSADHQYASSKQGIWLFLCTEILMFGGLFVGYLIYHSLYPTVFKNGSETLDWKMGAVNTVVLLVSSFTMAAAINYVQRGLHKIAAIMLALTIACAAAFMVIKYFEYSHKFHVGTVPGKFSLVDPSCAAGGKRATCESKIAALLKNPAELEKNHVSAEEVTRLKAVISQPKWEMFYGFYFVMTGLHGIHVVAGALLIFWIFIKTLRRKVGPEYYTPVEGVGLFWHVVDLVWIYLFPLLYLVG; this is encoded by the coding sequence ATGACTTCCGTTAGTTCTTCAAGTGAATTTCACCACCAACACCATTTTAAGAGTGCAGACCACCAGTATGCCTCTTCCAAACAAGGAATTTGGTTATTCCTTTGCACAGAGATCCTTATGTTTGGTGGCCTATTCGTAGGTTACCTTATCTACCATTCTTTGTATCCTACCGTATTTAAAAACGGTTCCGAAACATTGGATTGGAAAATGGGTGCAGTTAACACGGTTGTGTTACTTGTGAGTTCGTTCACAATGGCTGCTGCCATTAATTATGTGCAACGTGGTCTTCATAAAATTGCTGCGATTATGCTTGCGTTAACAATCGCATGTGCAGCAGCATTTATGGTCATTAAATACTTCGAATATAGCCATAAGTTCCATGTCGGAACTGTTCCCGGCAAATTTTCGTTAGTTGACCCTTCTTGTGCAGCGGGTGGAAAACGCGCAACTTGTGAATCTAAAATTGCCGCTCTCCTCAAAAATCCTGCAGAACTTGAAAAAAACCATGTAAGTGCGGAAGAAGTCACTCGCTTAAAAGCTGTGATCTCCCAACCAAAATGGGAAATGTTCTACGGTTTTTACTTTGTGATGACTGGTCTTCACGGGATCCACGTAGTAGCAGGAGCTCTTCTGATCTTCTGGATTTTCATCAAAACTCTAAGAAGAAAAGTTGGACCTGAATATTACACTCCTGTTGAAGGTGTAGGTCTATTTTGGCACGTAGTGGACTTGGTATGGATTTACCTCTTCCCACTTCTATACTTGGTAGGATAA
- a CDS encoding cytochrome C oxidase subunit IV family protein — translation MEYVINYGLYFIALAAVFTPVLGFGIFAPGIATATILGFIVNWFGQFFQTDRFAKFTSENKDNKLLKFVMGDEDHKEDHASASMWVEDGEEEEEHDHHVISIKTYVFVLLALFFGTFITVWVAQYDLGKWNMIVAMAVATCKAFFVLAYFMHLKYDNMLNRVIFLSAFAFLALLFAFSFGDIISRIAPTTDTPVKTFF, via the coding sequence ATGGAATACGTAATCAATTACGGACTATACTTCATTGCACTCGCAGCTGTTTTTACACCTGTTTTAGGGTTTGGAATTTTTGCTCCAGGGATTGCAACTGCTACGATCCTCGGATTTATTGTAAACTGGTTTGGTCAATTTTTCCAAACAGATCGTTTTGCAAAATTCACATCCGAAAACAAGGACAACAAATTGTTGAAATTTGTTATGGGTGATGAAGATCACAAAGAAGATCACGCTTCTGCTTCTATGTGGGTAGAGGATGGTGAAGAGGAAGAAGAACATGACCACCATGTGATTTCTATCAAAACATATGTGTTTGTATTACTTGCTCTTTTCTTTGGAACCTTCATAACTGTTTGGGTTGCTCAATACGACTTAGGGAAATGGAATATGATTGTGGCAATGGCTGTTGCAACATGTAAGGCGTTCTTTGTCTTAGCTTACTTCATGCATTTAAAGTATGACAATATGCTAAACCGAGTGATTTTCCTCTCAGCGTTTGCATTCCTTGCATTATTATTCGCTTTCTCTTTTGGCGATATCATTTCGAGAATTGCACCAACTACTGATACCCCAGTAAAAACTTTTTTCTAA